The window GGCGGCCGCCGCTCTCGCCGCCGTGCTCGGCTTCCCTCTGGTGCTGTGGATGCACGCTGCCGATACCACTGCCCGCTTCCAGAACGTGCTGCTGTTCGTCGGCTACTGGATCCCCGGATTCGTGGCGATCGTCATCGTCGACTGGATCGCACGGGCCCGGGCACGGGGAGGTGCGGCGATCGACCTCGCCGCCGAGACCGCCCGGCCGCACTCCGGATGGCCCCCGTTGCTGGCATTCGCCGTCGCCTTCGCCGCGGCCGTGCCGTTCATGGACACCAGTCTGTACGTGGGCCCGGTGGCGGCCGCCCTGCACGGCGCCGACCTCTCGTACTACGTGGCGTTCCTCGTGGCGCTCGCCGTCTACGCACCGCTGCGGCTACGCCACCGCCCGCAGGACTGACCTGCCGCCGACCGACGGACCCCGCCGTCCGCCGGCGCCCGAACGACATCCCCTCCCCCACGGAGCGAAATCCCATGCCCGTTGCATCCGCCGATCACACCGCCTTCGTCCCGCAGGCCCTCGCACGCGTGCGGGCGGACTCCCCTCTGGTTCAGTGCCTGACGAACTCGGTGGTCACGGGCTTCACCGCCAACGTCCTGCTGGCGCTGGACGCCTCGCCGGCCATGGTCGACATTCCGGAGGAGGCCGGCCCGTTCGCCCGGGTCGCCTCCGGTGTCCTGATCAATCTCGGCACCCCGCATGCGGAGCAGCGCTCCGCGATGGTCGAGGCCGCACGGGCGGCGGGTTCGGCCGGCACGCCGTGGGTCCTCGACCCGGTGGCGGTCGGCGCGCTGCCGGTGCGCACCGCGCTGGCACAAGAGCTCCTGCGGCTGCGACCGACTGTGATCCGGGGCAACGCGTCCGAGATCATCGCACTCGCGGGCGCGGGCGACGGCGGCCGCGGCGTGGACTCCTCCGACGGCGTCGGGGCCGCCGAGGAGTCAGCACGCGAGCTGGCGCGTACAGCCGGCTGCGTGGTCGCTGTCTCCGGGCCTGTCGACTTCGTCACCGACGGGGTGCGCGGCACCCGGATCGCCAACGGTGACGCCCTGTTGACCCGGGTGACAGGGGGCGGCTGCGCGCTGGGGGCGGTGATGGCGGCCTTCGCGGCGGTCGACGAGGACCGGTTCGCCGCGGTGGTGGCCGCCGTCACCGCGTACACGGTGGCCGCCGAGCTGGCCGCGAAGGAGGCCTCCGGGCCCGGCAGCTTCGCCGTCGCCTTCCTGGACGCGCTCGCCGCGCTGGAGGAAGCGGACCTCAGCGAGCGGGCGGCTCTCTCGTGACGGCGGCACCGGTCGATCTGTCGGTCTACCTGGTCACGGACACGGCCCAGTGCGCCGCCCACGGCCGGAGCGTGGCCGAGACCGTCGCTCTGGCAGTGGCCGGGGGCGTCACCGCCGTGCAGATCCGGGAGAAGCACACCGACGGCGGGGAGTTCCTGCGCACCGTGCAGGAGGTGGCCGCCGTACTCCCCGAACGAGTGGCGCTGATCGTCAACGACCGGGTGGACGTGTTCCTGGCCGCCCGGGCCGCCGGCGCACGCGTGACAGGTGTTCACGTAGGCCAGTCGGATCTGCCGCCGGCCGCCGTACGCGAACTGATCGGCGAGGACGCGGTTCTGGGCCTGAGTGCAGCCACCCCCGACCAACTGCGGGCCGCCGCCGAGGATCCGGCGCGGGTCCACCACGTCGGCATCGGCGCGTTGCATGCGACCCGGACCAAGGCGGACGCCCCGGCCCCGCTCGGCCATGCAGGCTTCGCCCACCTCGCCCGACTCGGTGGCCTGCCCGCCGTGGCCATCGGCGGCATCACCCCGGACGACCTGCCACACCTGCGGGAGGCCGGGGCGGTGGGGGCCGCCGCCGTCTCCGGTATCTGCGCCGCCGAGGATCCCCGCGCGGCGGCACGTGCGTACGCCCGGGCATGGACCCGTGCCCGGGAGGAGAGCCTCGCTTGACCGTGCCGGGCCGAGTGCTGACGATCGGCGGATCCGGCTCCGGTCTCGAGCCGGAATTCGGCCCGGCCTGAAGTCGATGCCGACGCCGGGCGCCCGCGGAATGAGCGTGCTCACGGCTGTCATGGGACAGCACTCCCTGCGCATGGCGCGTCCCTCGCGACGTTCCGGGTGACGGCATTCCGCGCGTTCCCGTGAAGGACCGCCGGTGACTGACCGTACCCGTGCAGTGATCCGAGTTGTGAAAGTCTGTTCATACATGAGCGGGTTTCCCACCCGCGACTTGCGCGTCCGATGTACCGCCGAGTAACAACATGTTCCATGAACCTTTTCAGCCGCGGCACCACGCTTCGACGCCCGGCGGCGCCCGCCGCACCGACAACCCCCGCTGCTGCCGTGATGCCGGATCCCGCCCTGGCAGCTCTCACCGGGGAGTGGATGATCGACCCCGCCCACAGCAGGATCGGTTTCTCCGTGCGACACGCCATGGTGACGACGGTGCGCGGATCCTTCGGTTCGTACGAGAGTCGCCTCTACTTCGACGGCCGGAACCCGGCACGCTCCCGCGCGGAGATCGTGCTGCACACCGCGAGCGTCGACACCGGGGTGGAGCAGCGTGACGCCCACCTGATCGGCCGTGACTTCCTCGACGCCGCGAAGTATCCGCGGATGAGCTTCACCAGTACCGCCGTTCAGCTCGTGGGCAAGGACGTCTACCGCATGACCGGCGACCTCACCATCAGGGGCACCACTCACCCCGTGGAGCTGGACCTCACCTACATCGGCCATGTCACCGACCCGTTCGGCTACGAACGGGTCGGCTTCGACGGCACCACCACCATCAACCGCTCGGACTGGGGCCTGACCTACAACGCCCGGCTGGCGGAGGGCGGGGCGATGGTCAGCGAGCGGCTCCGCCTCCAGTTCGACATCGCCGCGATCCGTTCCACCTCGGAGCACTGACCCGGACGGGAGGTATCCGGGACGGGCCGATCACGCCTGGCAGCAGGCTGTCCGGTCCCGGCGCCGCGTCGGCGTCGGGGCTCACCAATCCCGTCGCCTGACTCGCCCCGCCCGCAGCCCGGCGGGCCCCGCGCGCATCACAGCCCCTCGGGCCGTCAAGGAGCCGCAGCAGGGGACTGGGACCGTCCAATCAACGGCGGCAGTGGGGGCGGCCGCGGCGATCGTCAACGCTTTCCGGGAGGCGGCCTACGCAGAGACCGACATGGTCAACGTCGCACGCCGGCTGAACCCAGGTGCACCCGTTACAACGCAGCCTTTCCCTCCGACGGGACGATGGGGCGCTTCGCCACCGCCCTTCTCGCCGAGATCCCGCACGAGGGCAGACGTATCGACATCCTCAACTGCGGACACCCCTCGCCGCTGCTCCTGAACCGCAGGAATCTCCGTGTCCTCGAATCTGCCATCCCCTCGCCACCGCTCAACCCCGCGGAGCCGATCAGCGATCACTACCCCATCGACTTCCCCCGGCGACCTGCTGCTCCTCTGTACGGACGGGCTCGCCGAGGCCCGCGCCCCTGACTGGGAGTTCTTCCCGCTGGCAGCTCGGGTGCGTCGACAGCCCCCGACACCGCCACGCGAACTGCCCACGGCTCTTCACCGCGACCTCCTCCGCTACAGCAGTGGACGCCTTGACGACGACATCGCCGCCCTCGCCGTACGCCTGGGCAAACCCTGAGGCACGGAAGCCGAGCGAGCGGCCCGCACCGCTCAACCTCGATGGCACGCGCTCAAGTGTCCCGTCTCAGTCGTCACGGTTGAGACGGACCACCAACCATTCCCGCAAGCCGGTATGCATACACCCGGAGGTGCCGGCGTCCAGACCAAGGATGAAGGCGGTAGCCGTGGCGACGGTGCATCGAGGCCATGCCTGACCGGTTCCCAGCGAACGGCAGTCACGAGGCCCTGGTGGTGCTTGAACACGCCGACGTGGAGGGTCTGTTGGGATTCGGTCAGGGGGTCGTCGGACATGCTTCGGGGATGGATGGTCATGCTGCCCTTGCCTTCCCAGCCCTGCCCGGGGTGAAGGAGTTTGCCGCACTCGTGGCAGCGGACGCGTCAGACGCAGGTGGCGGCAGGGGCGAGCGCCGGCCCGACGGCATGGACGGGTCGCTACGCCAGGCGATTATCGCTCCCCACGGTGTCCAGCCATTGGTCGACCAGCAGAGCAACACCCGCGATTGCTCCCCTGCTCAAGGAATCTCGCGATGCGCAATGCGGTGATTTCAAGGGAATATCGGAACAATCGGTGGAACGGTAGTAGATTCCGCTGACGGCGGCATCGCTCCTGCGGGCCACATGCGGCAACCCGACTCTTCATCATCAACAGCCCAGCGAAAGGCCGCCCATGAAGCGAACGTTCACGTTGATCACCGCGCTGGTCGTCACCGTAATGTCGCTGACAACGGCGCACGCCGCGGTCAAGAAGGCCAAGCCCCCGCTCAGTTGCGAGTCGCGGACGTTCACCTCCAGCCCGGGCCCGCGCTTCAACGACCCGGAGGACCCCGCCGGCCAGATGAAGATCATGGGCCCGATCATCGAATCGATCAACAGCGCCGGCTGCGGGCAGACCATACGCGTCGCCATGTACTCGATCAGCATCGCGCAGCCGGGCCCGGACTTCGCCAACGCCCTTATCGCCGCGCACCAGCGCGGCGTCATCGTAAAGGCGCTGATGGACGCTCACAGCGACAATACGATCTGGCAGTCGATGGTCACCGAGTTGGGCAACGACCCGCGAGCCTCCAGCTTCGCCGCGCTGTGCCCGGGCGGCTGCCTGTCCCACTTCGGCGGCTCCGCCCTGCACGCGAAGTACTACATGCTCAGCGGCGGGCGCGACGCGAACAGGACTGTGACCGTCAGCAGCGCCAACCCCACCTCCGCCCAGGCCAGCACAGCGTGGAACAGCAGCGCCACCGTCAAGGGCAACGTCGACCTGTACAACTCCTACGTCCGCTACTTCACCGCCATGGCCAGGGGGGCGATCTACGGCCCGGGCCCGCTGACACCCGACTACTACAACTCCACCAGCGCCACGGCCGCCAGGAAACTGTCCCCGCCCTCCTACCAGTGGCCCAAGGCGCGCACCAGAAGCGACACCTGGGTCGACTTCCTGAGCAACATCAAGGCGCCGGCCACGATCAACATCGCCATGTTCCAGTGGACCTCTCACGGGCAGCCGGGCGACCGGAACTATCTGGAGCTGCCGAAGAAGCTGGTGAGTCTGGCACGAACCGGCGTCGAGATCCACATTCTCATCACCGCCGGCCAGGTAGATGACAGCGTGCAGAGCTACCTGAAGAACCGGCCGAATATCGACGTGCACGACACCACCCGCGGCACCGACGCGAACGGCAACGCTCTGCACTACACGCACGACAAGTACATGATGGTCAGCGGCGGTTACGCGGGTGCGTCCGACTCCAGGATCGTGTTCGTCGGGTCCTCGAACTGGACGAGCAACGGCGTCTGGCACAACGACGAGTCGGACCTGAAGCTGATCGGCCGGTCCAGCTACGACACGTTCATGGCGGACTGGCAGAACCAGTACGACCGCTGCTGCGGGACCGCGGCGCGGCAGTTGAGCGCCGAGGAGCGCGCCGAGAATACGGCACGAGAGATTCCGATCGATCCGAGGCAGGTCCGGGAATAGGCATTCTCGGTCCGAACAGTGCCAGTGAGCTACAACCTGGCTGCTCTGGCGGATAGTTGGGGTGGGTGGCGTCCGGACGTGAAGATGCTCCTGATAGTCGAGGGCGCGACCCAGATCGCCTCTCCACCAGGAGCTTCCGCGTGCTTGTCTGCCCAGCCCCCCGCGTCGATCGTCCACCTCGGCTCTGCGCTTCCTCGCCTGACAGGCGCAGCATGGCGAACGCGTTCGTCACGCCCAGGTAAGCCAGTCGCAGCAGCACGGTCGATCATGTTCCCGCAGCGCTCGGCACTCGCGCCAGACCGTAGGCCCAACCGACCGGGATCAAGATCCGCGAGACCCGCATAACGCTCTCACCTGTAAGGATGGGGTTTCGGCAAGGGCAAGGTTCGTGGAGCAGCTCGCAGTGCCGAACGCCCGGTTCTTCACCATGCCGGCCGACGACGGCGCCGTGAACACGTACGTGCTCGACTCGACAAACGACTCGTTCTCAGTGATGTCACCGGACGGCGACGGGTGGACGGTCCGGCAAGGCGGCCCGGTGCTGCTGTGGGACGAGGCCGAGCGGTCTCTCGCGCTCTGGCATACGGCCGGGGCGCCGGGCCCGTCCGAGTTCGTCGTTAAGGGCACCGGGAGCGAGCGCGCCCCCTCCCATCGCTCCCCGGGAGCGAGCCCGGGAACAGAAAAAGGGCCGTTATGAGAACGGCCCTTCACCTGCGACGTTCGATACGTTCGAACCGTCGGGACGACAGGATTTGAACCTGCGACCCCTTGACCCCCAGTCAAGTGCGCTACCAAGCTGCGCCACGTCCCGTTGCTCGCCTGACCTGGGCTTTTCCCTTGGCCGAACGCGCATGAGAACAATACCGCACTTGGGCCGGTGCTCACGAACGCCTTTCGGTACTTGACCTCGACCAAACTTGAGGTTGAACGCTGGAACGCATGACGATCAAGACCGCCCCACCGATGCTCCCGTACCGCGACCTGAACCGCCTGATGAGCCTGATGACGGGCGACGAGAAACACGGACCCGCGGCCACCTCGACCCTCGACGCACTCTGGGTGCTGTACCACCGCGTGCTGCGCGTCACACCGGCCACGGTGGACGATCCGGAGCGCGACAGGTTCCTGCTCTCGAAGGGCCACGGGCCGATGGCGTACTACGCGGTCCTCGTCGCACACGGCTTCTTCGACGAGGTTCTGCTGCCCGGTTTCGGCGGGTACGACTCGCCGCTGGGACACCACCCGGACCGACTGCTCGTCCCGGGCGCCGAGATCGGCAGCGGATCACTGGGACACGGGCTGCCGCTGGCCGTCGGCAGCGTGCTCGGCCTTCGGGCGCAGGGGCTCACCGATCCGCGGGTGTGGGTCCTGATCGGGGACGCCGAGCTGGACGAGGGCAGCAACCACGAGGCGATCGCCTACGCCGGTCCGGCCGGCCTCGACCAGCTGCACACCCTGGTGATCGACAACGCCTCCGCGACCTATGGCCGGCCCGGCGGCATCTCGTCCAGGTTCGAAGCGGCCGGCTGGTCGGTCCGGACCGTGGACGGGCGCGATCACGACGCGATGCACGCGGCCTTCACCGCACCACACCCCGGCCGACCCCACGCAGTGATCGCCCGCGTCGCCCCCAAGAGCTGACGCCCGCACCACGGCACACCCGCAGATCCGATCACCGGAACGAGGAGTACCACATCTCATGGACACCATGCGCGAACGCTTCATCACCACCGCGGCCCGGCTACTGGACGACGACCCCAGGCTGGCTGTCGTGCTGGCCGAGATCAGCAGCGACGGCTTCGACCGGGCCGAGCGCGCCCATCCGGACCGGGTGATCAATGTCGGCATCCGGGAGCAGCTGCTGATCGGCGCCGGGGCCGGACTGGCGCTGACCGGGATGCGGCCGATCATCCATACGTTCGCCCCCTTCCTGGTGGAGCGGCCGTTCGAGCAGGTGAAGCTCGACTTCGGGCATCAGGGCGTGTCCGGGGTGCTGGTCAGCGCCGGAGGTTCGTACGACTGGCCGGCTGCGGGGATCACCCATATGGCGCCGGGCGATGTCGCCCTGATGGATACCCTCGACGGCTGGACCGTGCAGGTCCCGGGCCACCCAGACGAGGCGGAGACCCTGCTGCGCCAGGCCGCCGCCGGGGAGGACCGGGTCTATCTGCGGCTCTCGCTCCAGCAGAACGAGCGGGCTCGGCCGGTCGGCGCCGGGTCAGGATTCACTCCGGTGCGGGAGGGGGCCCAAGGGGTGGTGATCGCCGTCGGGCCGATGCTCGACAACGTGCTTGCAGCGACGGACGGCCTGGATGTCACGGTGCTGTACGCGACGACGGTGCGACCGTTCGACGCGCCGGGGCTGCGGCGGGCGGTCGGGGCGAGGGAGACGGCGGACGTGGTGCTGGTGGAGCCGTACCTGGCGGGCACCTCGACGGGCGCGGCCAACGACGCACTCGCCGATCTGCCGCACCGGGTGCTGGGGCTCGGGGTGGGCAAGGCCGAGCTGCGCCGTTACGGGCAGATGGACGAACAACTCGCCGCGCACGGCCTGGATCCGCGCGGGCTACGGGAGCGGATCGGCGGTTTCCTGACCAGCTGAGACCGAGTGGGGGCACACCGGCGCGCCCCCTCAGCGGGATGCGGCCGGCCGAGTTGGACAGTCGGCCCCTCCGCCGCCGTGGGGCCGGGCGGCTGGGCCCGGCCGCCCGCACCAGCCGCCACCCCCCGTCACAGCGAAGTCACAGAGAGCCCTTCCGACCCATTGACCCCGCGGATGACGTGAACCTACTCTGAACGGCGAACTCCAGAAAGCGCTTTCTACATCCCGCAGTCGGCATCTACCGCACAGGGAGCGCCCATGAGTCACCACCCGCCCCGCAGAAATCCGCTGAGCAGACACCTGCTGAGCAGGCACCCCTCGCGAGGATTACCTTCGCCTCTCCTCGCTCTCACCGCACTCCTGGCCCTGGTCCTCGGCCTGCTGGTGGCCTCGCCACCCCGCGCCCACGCGGCCCCCTTCCGGGTCCTGGTCTATTCCGAGGTCACCAACTTCAGGCACGACTCGATCCCCGCAGGGGTCGACGCGATCAAGAAGCTCGGCGCGGAGAACGGCTTCGACGTGGAGGCCACCGACGATTCGGCGGTCTTCAACGACACCGATCTCGCCCGCTTCCAGGCCATCGTCTTCAACAACACCAACTCCACCCCGGAGACGGGTGACTTGCTGAGTGCCGACGAGCGGGCCGCCCTGCAGAAGTTCATACGTGGGGGCGGCGGCTGGGTCGGGCTGCATGCCGCGTCCGCCAGCGAGCGCGACTGGGACTGGTACGAGGGACTGGTCGGCGCGATCTTCGACCAGCATCCAGCCGTGCAGACCGGCCGGATCAAGGTCCTCGACCATGCGCACCCGTCCACCAAGGGCCTTCCGGACCTCTGGGAGCGCACGGAGGAGTGGTACAACTGGCGCACCAACCCGACCTCCAAGGTGCACACGCTCGCGCAGATCAAGGTGCGCGACGGCATCACCGGCCTGGACGAGGGCGTGGACCATCCGTGGTCCTGGTGCCAGAACTACGACGGCGGACGCTCCTGGTTCACCGCGGGCGGCCATGCGGCGTCGGCCTTCCAGGAGGAGGGCTTCGTCAAGCATCTGCTGGGCGGCATCGAATGGGCCGCGGGTGCCGCGCCGGGTGACTGCACGGCGACCCGTACGGGTTCGTTCCAGCGCACCGCCCTGGCCACCAGCGATCTCGCCGACCCGTTCGAGCTGGCCGTCGCCCCCGACCGCCGGGTGTTCTTCGCCCAGCGCACCGGGAAGCTGAAGGCCATCGACCAGCAGACCATGAAGGTCACGACGGCACTGGACTTCGCGTACACGCCGGAGATGACCAGCCAGTCCGACGGGCTGCTCGGCCTCGCGCTCGACCCCGGCTTCGCCACGAACAACTGGCTCTATCTACTGCACTCCGACAAGACCGAGAAACAGCTCGACCTCTCCCGCTTCACCGTCACCGGCAACACGGTCGACCCGGCGTCGGAGAAGCGACTGCTGACCATTCCGACCTGGCGGGGCGAGGGCCGGGCCAACTCCCACATGGCAGGCTCGCTCGCCTTCGACAAGGACGGCAATCTGTACGCGGCGACGGGCGACAACACCGACCCGTTCGCCTCGGACGGCTTCAACCCGATCGACGAGAGCGAGGGCCGGCGCGCCTGGGACGCCCAGGGCACGGCGGGCAACACGAACGATCTGCGCGGCAAGATCCTGCGCATCACGCCGAAGGACGACGGCACGTACACCGTCCCGGAGGGCAATCTCTTCGCACCCGGTACGGAGAAGACGCGTCCGGAGATCTACGCGATGGGGATGCGCAACCCGTTCCGGATCACCACGGATCCGCTGAGTGGCGCGCTGATGGTCGCCGACTACGGTCCGGACGCCAAGGCCGCGGTCGCCGACCGCGGGCCCGAGGGCACGGTCGAGTACACCCGTATCACCAAGGCGGGGAACTTCGGCTGGCCGTACTGCGTCGGCGACAACACCCCGTTCAACGACTACGACTTCGCGGCGAAGAAGTCGGGCCCGAAGTTCGACTGTGCAGCGCTCGTCAACGATTCGCCGAACAACACGGGGCTGCGGGAGCTGCCACCGGCCCAGCCGGCCACGGTCTGGTACGCCTA is drawn from Streptomyces sp. NBC_01717 and contains these coding sequences:
- a CDS encoding transketolase, whose product is MTIKTAPPMLPYRDLNRLMSLMTGDEKHGPAATSTLDALWVLYHRVLRVTPATVDDPERDRFLLSKGHGPMAYYAVLVAHGFFDEVLLPGFGGYDSPLGHHPDRLLVPGAEIGSGSLGHGLPLAVGSVLGLRAQGLTDPRVWVLIGDAELDEGSNHEAIAYAGPAGLDQLHTLVIDNASATYGRPGGISSRFEAAGWSVRTVDGRDHDAMHAAFTAPHPGRPHAVIARVAPKS
- a CDS encoding transketolase family protein, translating into MDTMRERFITTAARLLDDDPRLAVVLAEISSDGFDRAERAHPDRVINVGIREQLLIGAGAGLALTGMRPIIHTFAPFLVERPFEQVKLDFGHQGVSGVLVSAGGSYDWPAAGITHMAPGDVALMDTLDGWTVQVPGHPDEAETLLRQAAAGEDRVYLRLSLQQNERARPVGAGSGFTPVREGAQGVVIAVGPMLDNVLAATDGLDVTVLYATTVRPFDAPGLRRAVGARETADVVLVEPYLAGTSTGAANDALADLPHRVLGLGVGKAELRRYGQMDEQLAAHGLDPRGLRERIGGFLTS
- the thiE gene encoding thiamine phosphate synthase, producing MTAAPVDLSVYLVTDTAQCAAHGRSVAETVALAVAGGVTAVQIREKHTDGGEFLRTVQEVAAVLPERVALIVNDRVDVFLAARAAGARVTGVHVGQSDLPPAAVRELIGEDAVLGLSAATPDQLRAAAEDPARVHHVGIGALHATRTKADAPAPLGHAGFAHLARLGGLPAVAIGGITPDDLPHLREAGAVGAAAVSGICAAEDPRAAARAYARAWTRAREESLA
- a CDS encoding phospholipase D-like domain-containing protein, whose product is MKRTFTLITALVVTVMSLTTAHAAVKKAKPPLSCESRTFTSSPGPRFNDPEDPAGQMKIMGPIIESINSAGCGQTIRVAMYSISIAQPGPDFANALIAAHQRGVIVKALMDAHSDNTIWQSMVTELGNDPRASSFAALCPGGCLSHFGGSALHAKYYMLSGGRDANRTVTVSSANPTSAQASTAWNSSATVKGNVDLYNSYVRYFTAMARGAIYGPGPLTPDYYNSTSATAARKLSPPSYQWPKARTRSDTWVDFLSNIKAPATINIAMFQWTSHGQPGDRNYLELPKKLVSLARTGVEIHILITAGQVDDSVQSYLKNRPNIDVHDTTRGTDANGNALHYTHDKYMMVSGGYAGASDSRIVFVGSSNWTSNGVWHNDESDLKLIGRSSYDTFMADWQNQYDRCCGTAARQLSAEERAENTAREIPIDPRQVRE
- a CDS encoding ThuA domain-containing protein, which encodes MSHHPPRRNPLSRHLLSRHPSRGLPSPLLALTALLALVLGLLVASPPRAHAAPFRVLVYSEVTNFRHDSIPAGVDAIKKLGAENGFDVEATDDSAVFNDTDLARFQAIVFNNTNSTPETGDLLSADERAALQKFIRGGGGWVGLHAASASERDWDWYEGLVGAIFDQHPAVQTGRIKVLDHAHPSTKGLPDLWERTEEWYNWRTNPTSKVHTLAQIKVRDGITGLDEGVDHPWSWCQNYDGGRSWFTAGGHAASAFQEEGFVKHLLGGIEWAAGAAPGDCTATRTGSFQRTALATSDLADPFELAVAPDRRVFFAQRTGKLKAIDQQTMKVTTALDFAYTPEMTSQSDGLLGLALDPGFATNNWLYLLHSDKTEKQLDLSRFTVTGNTVDPASEKRLLTIPTWRGEGRANSHMAGSLAFDKDGNLYAATGDNTDPFASDGFNPIDESEGRRAWDAQGTAGNTNDLRGKILRITPKDDGTYTVPEGNLFAPGTEKTRPEIYAMGMRNPFRITTDPLSGALMVADYGPDAKAAVADRGPEGTVEYTRITKAGNFGWPYCVGDNTPFNDYDFAAKKSGPKFDCAALVNDSPNNTGLRELPPAQPATVWYAYSASAEFPELGTGGGGPMSGPVYDYDPDNTYRTKFPEYFEGKWLTYELTRQWFKTFSFQQKDQTFTDPRFAPVKAGDLQSINGVFADMKWNQPFDADFGPDGALYVIDFGLGSGTGRGGSNEGAGIYRIDYVGDGRLPDAKISASRDSGPAPLTVAFSSAGSGLPEGQPVTYAWDFDGNGTTDSTEPNPSYTYRAKGLITARLTVTGPGGLTAQAVQDITVGNTRPEVTIKQPPNGGMFSFGDTIPFTVKVKDKEDGRNGAPIDCSRVVVQSQLGHDTHLHPLDNYTGCTGEIVTDAGDSHGPGQNLYYGITAQYEDKGAPDAPALTGSTSLTLRTTFREAEHFTATGGAHDGVAVANRTDASGGKRLTEIEDGDWVSFDPVHLKNIDSVTVGAASGGIGGTVEFRSGSPTGPLLGKVTVPNTGDWGKVVSPTTPLQNPGSSVKLYAVFSNPEWSSDKADLFAVDWLHFNGSGVEKKPGTKVKVKAAPATGTSPLAVALSGAVEPVAGRTITSYHWDFGDNVEPTGPEGATATHTYDRKGAYTAHLTVTDDKGDTSTGSVRIDVS
- the thiM gene encoding hydroxyethylthiazole kinase, with the translated sequence MPVASADHTAFVPQALARVRADSPLVQCLTNSVVTGFTANVLLALDASPAMVDIPEEAGPFARVASGVLINLGTPHAEQRSAMVEAARAAGSAGTPWVLDPVAVGALPVRTALAQELLRLRPTVIRGNASEIIALAGAGDGGRGVDSSDGVGAAEESARELARTAGCVVAVSGPVDFVTDGVRGTRIANGDALLTRVTGGGCALGAVMAAFAAVDEDRFAAVVAAVTAYTVAAELAAKEASGPGSFAVAFLDALAALEEADLSERAALS
- a CDS encoding YceI family protein — translated: MNLFSRGTTLRRPAAPAAPTTPAAAVMPDPALAALTGEWMIDPAHSRIGFSVRHAMVTTVRGSFGSYESRLYFDGRNPARSRAEIVLHTASVDTGVEQRDAHLIGRDFLDAAKYPRMSFTSTAVQLVGKDVYRMTGDLTIRGTTHPVELDLTYIGHVTDPFGYERVGFDGTTTINRSDWGLTYNARLAEGGAMVSERLRLQFDIAAIRSTSEH